AAGCTTTTTTAGACCATCCAGAATGATGTTCTTTGCGTTGTCTTTACCGATGTAGCCTACAATGCCACACACACATGTCCTCCGACGAGAAGATACAAGGACTAAAGACTATTGTATTATACATTTAACTGTTGTTGACTTTTCTACCTGTGCTTTTCTTAAGCTCTTTTCCAAGGCTAAAGTTTATGCCGTCAATGATTTCTACATCTTCATTCCAGTCTGTAATGAACCATCTTTTTCCTTTTTCCGCTACCATAACCTTTTTGTCAAAGGTTGTGTACCAGATTACTTTCTCAACGCCGGCGTCAAGGAGGTCCTGAATCTTTTCTCTTGCATAGTTCATGAAGTCCCCGTATTTTCTTAGGTCTGCTTTGGTGTCAACTTCTATTACAACCTTTGGGGGAGTTTGAGCGTCCTTTTCATTTATTCCTTCTTTTAGGATTTTCTCTCTTTCAAAGATGGCTATATCAAGATTTCTCCATGTTCTTGGTGCCCACTGAAAACCGACTTCATTGGTAGCAATTGCATACCTTCTGTTGTCCAAAGTTTGGTAAAGGAAACTAAGCATTATGCTTATGACCCACCACTGAAGCTTACTACTTCCCATTACTTCCTCCAGCGTCTTCTCACCTGCTAAAACCTTGTCATAGTCCCTGTAGTAGATGGGTTTCCCGTATCTCATCTCGTAGATGAGTTCTCTTGGGACTCCTCTTCTCGTTTTCTTTTCTCCTTTAACTTGGGTTGTACTCATTTCTTGTCTCCTTAGGACAGGTTTGGGGCTTCTGTTTCTTTCCGACTCCGTTTAGAAAATATGGAGACTTTTAGCTCTTGACAAATGCCCTCCTTGAATGTAAATATTGCGTGCTTTCCCGCGAAAAAAGAATCAG
The sequence above is a segment of the Phorcysia thermohydrogeniphila genome. Coding sequences within it:
- a CDS encoding Uma2 family endonuclease; this encodes MSTTQVKGEKKTRRGVPRELIYEMRYGKPIYYRDYDKVLAGEKTLEEVMGSSKLQWWVISIMLSFLYQTLDNRRYAIATNEVGFQWAPRTWRNLDIAIFEREKILKEGINEKDAQTPPKVVIEVDTKADLRKYGDFMNYAREKIQDLLDAGVEKVIWYTTFDKKVMVAEKGKRWFITDWNEDVEIIDGINFSLGKELKKSTGRKVNNS